The proteins below come from a single Geobacillus thermoleovorans genomic window:
- the ezrA gene encoding septation ring formation regulator EzrA, with the protein MGMAWIVLLLGAGAIIYNHVYRKRMYREIDRLEEWKINLMNRPVPDELAKVKQLNMTGETEQLFERWRQQWDDIVAVKLPNVEEQLFDAERLLDKYRYRQARRLLGQIADGLRRLEEEVHEIIHEVNELIGSEEQSRAEIEELRAAHREAKKALLAYRYTFGSAADLLDVRLTEAEKQFQRFAELTEAGNYLAARDVVLTLKEELGRLTAMMEEIPKLLGECQTSLPAQLAELADGYREMEERGYILDHLHMERTLQEKREKIEQCLAMIHELRIEEAKQIVAELKEEIDALYDLLENEVLAHQYVQTEMPRLSGMLQELAAEAKETEAEALFVQQSYHLAPSDLEKYRSIEKQLHQLQKRFFLIQDRVAEAKTAYSLLKEELEQLVSQIDLMKEEHEQFRTMLQTLRKDELIAREKLDGMRKTLAEALRLVQKSRLPGLPEPYALELAEARRSLQAVAARLEEKPLDMPAVDQALEEAKAAVERLYERTVEMIEQATLAERTIQYGNRYRRRYPAVRKGLEEAEFLFRHYDYEEALRQAVAAVEEVEPGAFDRVQKLWQEDNSREQ; encoded by the coding sequence ATGGGAATGGCATGGATCGTTCTGCTCCTCGGAGCGGGGGCAATCATATATAATCATGTGTACCGGAAGCGGATGTACCGGGAAATCGATCGGCTCGAGGAATGGAAAATCAACTTGATGAACCGGCCGGTGCCGGATGAGCTGGCGAAAGTGAAACAGCTGAATATGACAGGGGAGACGGAGCAGCTGTTTGAACGATGGCGCCAGCAATGGGACGACATTGTGGCAGTGAAGCTGCCGAATGTGGAAGAACAGCTGTTTGACGCGGAGCGGCTGCTCGACAAATACCGCTACCGGCAGGCGCGCCGGCTGCTTGGGCAGATCGCCGACGGATTGCGTCGTCTTGAGGAAGAAGTGCATGAAATCATTCATGAAGTGAATGAGTTGATCGGCAGCGAGGAACAAAGCCGGGCGGAGATCGAGGAGCTGCGTGCGGCTCACCGGGAAGCGAAAAAGGCGCTGCTTGCTTACCGTTATACGTTCGGTTCGGCTGCCGACTTGCTTGACGTCCGTTTAACGGAAGCGGAAAAGCAGTTTCAGCGGTTTGCCGAATTGACGGAAGCCGGCAACTATTTGGCGGCGCGCGATGTGGTTCTGACACTGAAGGAAGAGCTCGGCCGGCTCACAGCCATGATGGAAGAAATTCCCAAACTTCTTGGCGAATGCCAAACGTCGTTGCCAGCTCAGCTCGCTGAGTTGGCTGATGGCTATCGAGAGATGGAAGAGCGCGGATACATCCTTGACCATTTGCACATGGAGCGCACGCTTCAGGAAAAACGGGAAAAAATCGAGCAATGTCTGGCCATGATCCATGAGCTGCGCATCGAAGAAGCGAAGCAGATTGTCGCTGAGCTGAAAGAAGAGATCGACGCGCTCTACGATTTGCTCGAAAACGAAGTGCTCGCGCATCAATATGTGCAAACGGAAATGCCGCGCCTCAGCGGCATGCTTCAGGAGCTCGCCGCCGAGGCGAAGGAAACCGAGGCCGAGGCGCTGTTCGTCCAGCAAAGCTACCATTTGGCGCCAAGCGACCTCGAAAAGTACCGGAGCATCGAAAAGCAGCTGCACCAGTTGCAAAAGCGGTTTTTTCTCATTCAAGACCGCGTTGCCGAGGCGAAAACAGCGTATTCGCTCCTGAAAGAGGAGCTTGAGCAGCTTGTGTCTCAGATCGACCTCATGAAGGAAGAGCATGAACAGTTTCGAACGATGCTGCAGACGCTGCGCAAAGACGAATTGATCGCCCGCGAAAAGCTTGACGGCATGAGAAAAACATTGGCCGAGGCGCTCCGCCTTGTGCAAAAAAGCCGGCTGCCGGGGCTGCCTGAACCGTATGCGCTTGAATTGGCGGAAGCGAGACGCAGCTTGCAAGCCGTTGCCGCGCGTCTTGAAGAAAAGCCGCTTGACATGCCGGCGGTCGACCAAGCGTTGGAGGAGGCGAAAGCGGCTGTGGAACGGTTGTATGAGCGGACGGTGGAAATGATCGAACAGGCGACGCTGGCGGAGCGGACGATTCAATACGGCAACCGCTACCGACGCCGCTATCCAGCGGTCCGCAAAGGGCTGGAAGAAGCCGAATTTTTATTTCGCCATTATGATTATGAGGAGGCGCTCCGGCAAGCGGTGGCGGCCGTTGAAGAAGTCGAGCCGGGCGCGTTTGACCGTGTGCAGAAATTATGGCAGGAGGATAACAGCCGCGAACAGTGA
- the hisJ gene encoding histidinol-phosphatase HisJ, translating to MRDGHIHTPFCPHGSQDPLEAYVERAIELGYTDISFTEHAPLPERFIDPTPNQDCSMKLSQLERYLHAVAEVKARYRNDIAIRVGLEVDFIPGFEEETTRLLDEVGPLLDDSILSVHFLAHEGQYVCLDYSEDMFADIVRLFGSVERVHRAYYETVLQSIRTELGRYKPRRIGHMTLVRKFQRRFPCLEPMDEWIVAILDDIKQFGYELDYNGAGAAKPLCLEPYPPGGVIAEARRRGIPIVYGSDAHRAADLHQGRERMDREALSVDNRPQPS from the coding sequence ATGCGCGACGGGCATATTCATACGCCGTTTTGTCCGCACGGAAGCCAAGATCCGCTTGAGGCCTATGTAGAGCGCGCGATCGAACTGGGCTATACCGACATTTCCTTTACGGAGCATGCCCCGCTTCCTGAGCGGTTTATCGATCCAACGCCCAACCAGGACTGTTCGATGAAGCTTAGCCAGCTTGAGCGCTATTTGCACGCCGTCGCTGAGGTGAAAGCCCGCTACCGAAACGACATTGCCATCCGTGTCGGGCTCGAAGTCGATTTTATTCCTGGCTTTGAGGAAGAAACAACCCGCCTGCTCGACGAGGTCGGCCCGCTGCTTGACGACAGCATTTTATCGGTTCACTTTTTGGCCCACGAAGGGCAATATGTATGCCTTGATTACAGCGAAGATATGTTCGCCGACATCGTCCGCTTGTTCGGATCGGTCGAACGCGTCCACCGCGCCTACTACGAAACGGTGCTGCAATCGATCCGCACGGAGCTTGGCCGCTACAAACCGAGACGCATCGGCCATATGACGCTTGTGCGCAAGTTCCAACGCCGTTTCCCATGCTTGGAACCAATGGATGAGTGGATTGTTGCCATTCTCGATGACATCAAGCAGTTCGGCTATGAATTGGACTACAACGGCGCCGGCGCCGCCAAACCGCTCTGCCTTGAGCCGTATCCGCCGGGCGGCGTGATCGCCGAGGCGCGGCGGCGGGGCATCCCAATCGTCTACGGATCCGACGCCCATCGCGCCGCCGACTTGCACCAAGGACGGGAGAGGATGGACCGCGAGGCGCTTTCGGTTGACAACCGCCCGCAGCCGTCATAA
- a CDS encoding GAF domain-containing protein, whose translation MFRPMAYNGTREENYALVIEQLKSLISGEPNFIANLANAAALLNQFFTDINWVGFYLADGEELVLGPFQGLPACVRIPFGKGVCGTAAAKRRTVVVPDVHQFPGHIACDAASQSEIVVPLIKDDRVIGVLDIDSPVKNRFDDIDRRYLEQFASVLISA comes from the coding sequence ATGTTTCGTCCCATGGCTTACAACGGAACACGCGAAGAAAATTACGCGCTCGTCATCGAACAGCTGAAATCGCTCATTTCCGGGGAACCCAACTTCATCGCCAACTTGGCGAACGCAGCCGCCTTGCTCAACCAGTTTTTCACCGACATCAATTGGGTCGGTTTTTATCTCGCAGACGGCGAGGAGCTTGTGCTTGGCCCGTTCCAAGGCTTGCCGGCATGCGTGCGCATTCCGTTCGGCAAGGGGGTGTGCGGCACGGCGGCCGCCAAACGGCGGACGGTGGTCGTTCCAGACGTTCACCAATTCCCGGGCCATATCGCCTGCGATGCGGCGTCTCAATCGGAAATCGTCGTGCCGCTCATCAAAGACGACCGCGTCATCGGCGTTCTTGACATCGACAGCCCGGTGAAAAACCGCTTCGATGACATCGACCGCCGCTACTTGGAGCAGTTTGCCAGCGTGCTCATTTCCGCCTGA
- a CDS encoding sensor domain-containing diguanylate cyclase, giving the protein MPVWVEKAMNKEEMKRYESFKQKFFHWFLAFQDDGPFSAAAGELLALLKEELALEQAVFYLYDPVRAAFYPEAAAVGTPDAGPIAADGERKVAVVDAGGPHMAARLFFMLSDETPAMVELMYRKDGGFDERLLWEIRTDLARLFRKLSAVLQGEGEEKRYGQLHHFAAKIHSSMHIDVVLEEIIRTLQNVYPSFTYHLLLSHDNHLRGNLPIKTLVLDEREKQTAALRAFLTGQVQCEEMEAPPRSVLYAPIKGVQAVYGVIEIIAPYAAPFPKREIHFISLLASTAGSALENAKLYEQSRRLVADLQLINDTMRQLNARPRLHEAIEYMVSQIQQSFGADEVGFFLFADGKRELLPGSTPFFFDHRSEPYIEWVEKRRQSGNDILFAGDVCVSAFGSFRSIMAAPMQQNKETKGLCIALASEPYRFTFEMFKLLESLVQHSTLAFMNAMLREELEKMVVTDYLTKLHTRRYLDEVIQTSMGSDASGALILFDIDNFKQINDVYGHQTGDGVLVQVAETVRANIRDGDVAARWGGEELAVYLPKVPLSDAISIARRITEKVREQTIPTVTVSCGVSWWERQGCEDAKQLFKRADAALYMAKETGKNCIFVHDDCHLYKV; this is encoded by the coding sequence ATGCCGGTTTGGGTGGAAAAGGCGATGAACAAGGAAGAAATGAAGCGGTATGAATCATTTAAACAAAAATTTTTCCACTGGTTTTTAGCGTTTCAGGACGATGGGCCGTTTTCGGCGGCGGCGGGCGAGTTGCTCGCGCTGCTAAAAGAAGAGCTGGCGCTCGAGCAAGCCGTTTTTTATTTGTACGACCCGGTGCGGGCTGCCTTTTATCCGGAAGCGGCCGCGGTTGGGACGCCGGACGCTGGGCCGATCGCGGCTGATGGAGAGCGGAAAGTCGCTGTTGTCGATGCCGGTGGGCCGCATATGGCGGCCCGGCTCTTTTTCATGCTTTCCGATGAGACGCCGGCGATGGTCGAGCTGATGTATCGAAAAGATGGCGGTTTTGACGAGCGGTTGTTGTGGGAGATCCGGACGGATTTGGCGCGATTGTTTCGGAAACTTAGCGCGGTGCTGCAAGGAGAGGGCGAAGAGAAACGGTATGGACAGCTGCATCACTTTGCCGCAAAAATTCATTCCTCGATGCATATCGATGTTGTGCTTGAAGAAATTATCCGCACGCTGCAAAACGTCTATCCATCATTCACCTACCACCTTCTGTTGTCGCATGACAACCATCTGCGCGGAAATTTGCCGATTAAAACGCTTGTATTGGATGAAAGGGAAAAACAGACGGCGGCGTTGCGGGCGTTTTTGACTGGACAAGTGCAATGCGAGGAGATGGAGGCGCCGCCGCGCTCGGTGCTGTACGCCCCGATTAAAGGGGTGCAGGCGGTGTATGGGGTGATTGAAATTATCGCCCCATACGCTGCGCCATTTCCAAAACGAGAGATTCATTTTATTTCGCTGCTGGCAAGCACGGCTGGAAGCGCGCTTGAGAACGCCAAGTTGTATGAACAGTCGCGCCGGCTTGTCGCCGATTTGCAGCTGATCAACGACACAATGCGCCAATTGAACGCCCGGCCGCGGCTTCATGAAGCCATTGAGTACATGGTATCGCAAATCCAACAATCGTTCGGCGCGGATGAAGTCGGTTTTTTCTTGTTTGCCGACGGCAAGCGGGAGCTTTTGCCAGGCAGCACGCCGTTTTTTTTCGACCATCGGTCCGAGCCCTATATCGAATGGGTGGAAAAGCGGCGCCAAAGCGGAAATGACATTTTATTTGCCGGTGATGTATGCGTGTCCGCTTTCGGTTCGTTTCGTTCCATCATGGCGGCGCCGATGCAGCAAAACAAGGAAACGAAGGGACTGTGCATTGCGCTCGCCAGCGAGCCATACCGATTTACGTTTGAGATGTTTAAGCTCTTGGAATCCCTCGTTCAACATTCAACGCTGGCGTTTATGAACGCGATGCTGCGCGAAGAGCTCGAGAAGATGGTAGTCACCGATTATTTGACAAAGCTGCATACGCGCCGTTACTTGGACGAGGTGATCCAAACATCCATGGGATCCGATGCATCCGGGGCGCTCATTTTGTTTGACATTGACAACTTTAAGCAAATCAACGATGTGTACGGCCATCAAACGGGCGATGGGGTGCTCGTCCAAGTGGCTGAGACGGTGCGCGCCAACATTCGCGATGGCGATGTGGCGGCGCGTTGGGGCGGGGAAGAGCTGGCGGTGTATTTGCCGAAAGTGCCGCTGTCTGACGCCATTTCGATTGCCCGCCGCATCACAGAAAAAGTCAGAGAACAAACGATTCCGACGGTGACCGTTTCGTGCGGCGTGTCATGGTGGGAGCGCCAAGGCTGCGAGGATGCAAAACAGCTGTTCAAACGAGCCGACGCCGCGCTTTATATGGCAAAAGAGACGGGAAAAAACTGCATTTTTGTGCACGATGACTGTCATTTGTATAAGGTGTAA
- a CDS encoding ISLre2-like element ISGsp3 family transposase, with translation MKHLTTEWPLLKELEEQLVRTLQKVFAVLLAALLEEIDQQLAEARDKRRYQLKDKRPTTIQTLFGEVTFRRNYYYDRQTGNYTFLLDAELGFDGARSISPCLEETAVELAVECSSYRKAARTLESIVGYAVMSHEAIRQLVLEAPVSLHRPVSQRHGRVLFVEADGLFISRQGKGKRAKEEKILAVHEGWKRNGSQLELVNRRHYLHEGEGDVWERFEEWLMNEYAYDPCRDLLIINGDAASWITACREYFGKRACFQLDRFHVARELRQCLSGHPRWREVRKKLAKQDEEGLLVELNSAVGTLEDEAKEKQMAAMIRRIESMPGCIRDYREWLSEQGVETTGMRPMGHAESVMSRFAHRVKSRRSWKDQGLRAFLRAMAARIDGIWRRNGQLVEEEETRTAASASTKSKRVEQAKRKAGRLWADVVRQNLPCLQRSSGTPIHQALSALRDGGWV, from the coding sequence ATGAAACATCTTACCACAGAATGGCCCCTATTAAAAGAGTTGGAGGAACAATTAGTCAGAACTCTTCAAAAGGTGTTCGCTGTCTTGTTGGCGGCCCTTTTGGAGGAGATTGATCAACAACTGGCGGAAGCGCGGGACAAGCGCCGGTATCAGCTGAAAGACAAACGGCCGACTACGATCCAAACGCTGTTTGGAGAAGTGACGTTTCGACGGAACTACTACTATGACCGGCAAACGGGGAACTATACCTTCTTGCTGGATGCCGAATTAGGCTTTGATGGGGCCCGATCGATCAGTCCTTGCCTCGAGGAAACGGCGGTCGAGTTGGCCGTAGAGTGCTCTTCCTACCGCAAAGCGGCCCGTACGTTGGAGTCGATCGTGGGGTATGCGGTCATGAGCCACGAGGCGATTCGCCAACTGGTGCTGGAGGCCCCTGTCTCGCTGCACCGCCCTGTTTCCCAACGGCACGGCCGGGTGCTGTTTGTGGAGGCGGATGGACTGTTTATTTCCCGCCAGGGGAAAGGGAAACGGGCGAAAGAAGAGAAAATCCTGGCGGTTCACGAGGGATGGAAACGAAACGGTTCGCAGCTTGAGCTCGTGAACCGGCGCCACTACCTCCATGAAGGGGAGGGAGACGTGTGGGAACGGTTCGAAGAGTGGCTGATGAACGAATATGCCTATGATCCGTGCCGGGACCTGTTGATCATCAACGGCGACGCGGCGTCGTGGATCACGGCCTGCCGGGAGTATTTTGGGAAGCGGGCGTGCTTTCAGCTGGATCGATTTCATGTGGCGCGGGAGCTGCGTCAGTGTCTGTCCGGCCACCCGCGTTGGCGGGAGGTGCGGAAGAAGCTGGCGAAACAAGACGAGGAGGGGCTTCTGGTGGAGCTGAACAGCGCGGTCGGCACGTTGGAGGACGAAGCGAAAGAGAAGCAGATGGCTGCCATGATCCGCCGGATCGAGTCGATGCCGGGATGCATCCGGGACTATCGGGAGTGGCTGTCGGAGCAAGGGGTGGAGACGACCGGCATGCGTCCGATGGGTCACGCCGAGAGCGTGATGAGCCGGTTTGCGCATCGGGTGAAATCCCGCCGCAGCTGGAAAGACCAAGGGCTTCGGGCGTTTCTGAGGGCGATGGCAGCCCGAATCGACGGGATTTGGCGGAGAAATGGGCAGTTGGTGGAGGAAGAAGAGACCCGAACGGCAGCCTCGGCCTCGACGAAGTCCAAGCGGGTTGAACAGGCCAAACGGAAGGCAGGACGGTTATGGGCAGATGTGGTGCGTCAGAATCTACCGTGTCTGCAGCGGTCATCCGGGACGCCGATCCATCAAGCGTTGTCGGCGCTCCGGGATGGTGGTTGGGTGTAA
- the rpsD gene encoding 30S ribosomal protein S4 — protein sequence MARYTGPMWKISRRLGISLSGTGKELQKRPYPPGQHGPGQRRKLSEYGLQLQEKQKLRHMYGVNERQFRKTFEEAGKMPGKHGENFMILLESRLDNLVYRLGLARTRRQARQLVTHGHILVDGSRVNIPSYRVKPGQTIAVREKSRNLQVIKEALEANNYIPDYLTFNPEKMEGTYTRLPERSELPAEINEALIVEFYSR from the coding sequence ATGGCTCGTTATACTGGCCCAATGTGGAAAATTTCCCGCCGCCTTGGCATCTCGTTGAGCGGCACGGGGAAAGAATTGCAAAAACGTCCGTATCCGCCTGGCCAACATGGTCCGGGGCAACGGCGGAAATTGTCGGAATATGGCTTGCAGCTGCAAGAAAAACAAAAGCTGCGCCATATGTACGGCGTGAACGAACGCCAATTCCGCAAAACGTTTGAAGAAGCAGGCAAAATGCCGGGCAAACACGGCGAAAACTTCATGATTTTGTTAGAATCGCGCCTAGACAACCTCGTCTATCGCTTAGGGTTGGCCCGCACGCGCCGTCAAGCCCGCCAGCTCGTGACGCACGGCCACATTTTGGTCGACGGCAGCCGTGTCAACATCCCGTCGTACCGAGTCAAACCGGGACAAACGATCGCCGTTCGCGAAAAATCGCGCAACTTGCAAGTGATTAAAGAAGCGCTCGAAGCGAACAACTACATTCCGGATTACTTGACGTTCAATCCGGAAAAAATGGAAGGGACGTACACCCGCTTGCCGGAGCGTTCCGAACTGCCGGCGGAAATCAACGAAGCGCTCATCGTCGAGTTCTACTCGCGTTAA
- the tyrS gene encoding tyrosine--tRNA ligase, with product MDLLEELQWRGLVNQTTDEDGLRKLLNEERVTLYCGFDPTADSLHIGNLAAILTLRRFQQAGHRPIALVGGATGLIGDPSGKKSERTLNAKETVEAWSARIKEQLGRFLDFEADGNPAKIKNNYDWIGPLDVITFLRDVGKHFSVNYMMAKESVQSRIETGISFTEFSYMMLQAYDFLRLYETEGCRLQIGGSDQWGNITAGLELIRKTKGEARAFGLTIPLVTKADGTKFGKTESGTIWLDKEKTSPYEFYQFWINTDDRDVIRYLKYFTFLSKEEIEALEQELREAPEKRAAQKALAEEVTKLVHGEEALRQAIRISEALFSGDIANLTAAEIEQGFKDVPSFVHEGGDVPLVELLVSAGISPSKRQAREDIQNGAIYVNGERLQDVGAILTAEHRLEGRFTVIRRGKKKYYLIRYA from the coding sequence ATGGATTTGCTTGAGGAATTGCAATGGCGCGGGCTCGTCAACCAAACGACGGATGAAGACGGGTTGCGCAAGCTGTTGAATGAGGAGCGGGTGACGCTCTACTGCGGGTTTGACCCGACGGCGGACAGTTTGCATATCGGCAACTTGGCCGCCATTTTGACGCTGCGCCGCTTCCAGCAGGCGGGGCACCGGCCGATCGCCCTAGTCGGCGGAGCGACGGGGTTGATCGGTGACCCGAGCGGGAAAAAAAGCGAGCGCACGCTCAATGCGAAAGAAACCGTCGAGGCATGGAGCGCGCGTATTAAAGAACAGCTCGGCCGTTTTTTAGATTTTGAAGCGGACGGCAATCCGGCGAAAATCAAAAACAACTACGACTGGATCGGGCCGCTGGATGTCATTACGTTTTTGCGCGATGTGGGCAAGCATTTCAGCGTCAACTACATGATGGCGAAAGAGTCGGTGCAATCGCGCATCGAGACGGGCATTTCATTTACCGAGTTCAGCTATATGATGCTGCAGGCATACGATTTTCTCCGCCTGTACGAGACGGAAGGCTGCCGCCTGCAAATCGGCGGGAGCGACCAATGGGGCAACATCACGGCAGGGCTTGAGCTTATTCGCAAAACGAAAGGCGAGGCGCGGGCGTTTGGCTTGACGATCCCGCTTGTGACGAAAGCGGACGGCACGAAATTCGGGAAAACGGAAAGCGGCACGATTTGGCTCGATAAAGAGAAAACATCGCCGTACGAGTTTTACCAGTTTTGGATCAACACCGACGACCGCGATGTGATCCGCTACTTGAAGTACTTTACGTTCCTGTCAAAAGAGGAAATCGAAGCGCTTGAACAAGAGCTTCGTGAAGCCCCAGAGAAGCGGGCGGCCCAAAAGGCGCTTGCTGAGGAAGTGACAAAGCTCGTGCACGGCGAAGAGGCGCTCAGGCAAGCGATTCGCATTTCTGAAGCGCTCTTTAGCGGCGACATTGCCAATTTGACAGCGGCGGAAATTGAGCAAGGGTTCAAAGATGTGCCGTCATTCGTTCATGAAGGAGGCGACGTTCCGCTTGTCGAGCTGCTCGTTTCTGCCGGCATTTCGCCATCGAAGCGGCAAGCGCGCGAAGACATCCAAAACGGCGCCATTTACGTCAACGGCGAGCGCCTTCAAGACGTCGGAGCCATATTAACGGCTGAACACCGCCTTGAGGGGCGGTTTACGGTCATCCGCCGCGGGAAGAAAAAGTATTATTTGATTCGCTACGCCTAA
- a CDS encoding transglycosylase domain-containing protein, protein MKRNQLSISLEKAWHYFSLTYDVVWNVILILLIAALCLVCFAIGAGAGYFAFLVKDMPVPSPDEMKKEIYHYGETSHMYFDRGVYLGRFRSDLDREAVPLSEVSPYVVQAIIATEDEHFYEHDGVVPKAVIRAVFQELTNSPVKSGGSTLTQQLVKNQMLTNEVSFERKAKEMLLSLRLEKFFSKEDILEAYLNVVPFGRNSSGRNIAGIQAAAQGVFGVNAKELNLAQAAFLAGLPQNPFVYTPFAADGSVKSDLSAGLKRMKTVLYRMKRAGYISEKQYKEALSYDVAKHLAAPKPSPFEQYPFLTMEIERRAKEVLAETFAKRDGYKPEEVKRDPARFRRYLGEAEKALRQGGYRIYTTIDKKIYEQMQRIAARYPYYGSDNVYYTKDKKTGKMIPHRQPVEVGAMLIENKTGKIISFVGGRDYGREQLNHATQAHRSNGSTMKPLLVYAPAMEMGVIQPATIIPDLPLSIGSYTPKNADGKTHGLVTARYALQQSFNIPAVRTYMRIRSRHPIDYLHKMGVTSVAKQEEANPALAIGGTHIGVTVEENVNAYATFANYGSFVDAYMIEKIVDKNGKIVYKHQSKPVPVFSPQTSYLMIDMMRDVLHGGTASSVPRYLTFSADWAGKTGTSQDKRDSWFIAVNPNVTFGVWIGYDRPAPLESRYKGLSYSQRTQLLWARLINAAYQENPKLIAPPKRFLMPGGIVRRAYCAASGFSPSAACEKAGLVRYDLYNTKFAPREGSGEEVMESRVVVIGGRRYVALETTPEEFVTREVIVNPKLLADWGINGEGQAGDASLVSTLKENGRPPAPPAARLAGGKLVWNRHNEPDVIGYRVYLVNETGERRLAAAVKADEAASFSPLQPGAAYCVTAVDIAGQESAPSNLVSLPSASPPNSGHQKSGEPSSPPPSGDVE, encoded by the coding sequence ATGAAGCGAAACCAACTTTCCATTTCTCTTGAAAAAGCGTGGCATTATTTTTCCCTTACATACGATGTGGTTTGGAACGTCATCTTAATTTTGCTCATCGCCGCACTCTGCCTTGTCTGCTTTGCCATCGGCGCCGGTGCCGGCTATTTTGCCTTTTTGGTCAAAGATATGCCCGTTCCCTCGCCCGACGAGATGAAAAAGGAGATTTACCATTACGGCGAAACGAGCCACATGTACTTTGACCGCGGCGTATATTTAGGGCGGTTCCGGTCCGACCTTGACCGCGAGGCGGTGCCTCTTTCCGAGGTGTCGCCATACGTCGTGCAGGCGATCATCGCGACCGAAGACGAACATTTTTATGAACACGACGGCGTCGTTCCGAAGGCCGTCATCCGCGCCGTGTTTCAAGAGCTGACCAACTCGCCGGTCAAAAGCGGCGGGAGCACGCTTACGCAGCAGCTCGTCAAAAACCAGATGTTGACGAACGAGGTGTCGTTTGAGCGGAAGGCGAAAGAAATGCTGCTTTCACTTCGTCTGGAGAAATTTTTTTCCAAAGAAGACATTTTAGAGGCGTATTTAAACGTCGTTCCGTTCGGCCGCAATTCTTCAGGGCGCAACATCGCCGGCATCCAAGCCGCGGCCCAAGGCGTCTTTGGCGTCAACGCCAAAGAGTTGAATCTCGCTCAAGCGGCGTTTTTGGCCGGACTGCCGCAAAACCCGTTCGTCTACACCCCGTTTGCCGCTGACGGCAGCGTCAAATCGGATCTCTCGGCGGGATTGAAACGGATGAAAACGGTGCTGTACCGGATGAAACGGGCCGGCTACATCTCGGAAAAACAGTATAAGGAAGCGCTTTCCTATGATGTGGCGAAGCATTTGGCCGCCCCGAAGCCGTCGCCGTTTGAACAATATCCGTTTTTGACGATGGAGATTGAGCGGCGGGCGAAAGAGGTGCTCGCCGAGACGTTCGCCAAGCGCGACGGCTATAAGCCGGAAGAGGTGAAGCGCGACCCCGCTCGTTTCCGCCGCTATCTCGGCGAGGCGGAAAAAGCGTTGCGCCAAGGCGGATATCGGATTTATACGACGATCGACAAAAAGATTTATGAACAAATGCAGCGCATCGCCGCCCGCTACCCGTATTACGGAAGCGACAATGTGTATTACACCAAAGACAAGAAAACAGGAAAAATGATCCCCCATCGCCAACCGGTCGAAGTCGGGGCGATGCTCATCGAAAACAAAACGGGAAAAATCATCAGCTTCGTCGGCGGCCGCGATTATGGGCGCGAGCAGTTGAACCACGCCACCCAAGCGCACCGGTCCAACGGGTCAACGATGAAACCGCTCTTAGTATACGCGCCGGCGATGGAGATGGGCGTCATCCAGCCGGCGACGATCATTCCCGACTTGCCGCTTTCGATCGGTTCGTATACACCGAAAAACGCGGACGGAAAAACGCACGGGCTCGTCACGGCGCGCTATGCCTTGCAGCAATCGTTCAACATTCCGGCCGTTCGGACGTATATGAGAATTCGATCCCGCCATCCGATTGACTATTTGCATAAAATGGGGGTCACGAGCGTCGCCAAACAAGAAGAGGCCAATCCAGCTTTGGCGATCGGCGGGACGCACATTGGCGTCACGGTCGAGGAAAACGTCAACGCCTATGCGACGTTCGCCAATTACGGATCGTTCGTGGACGCTTACATGATTGAGAAGATTGTGGACAAAAACGGAAAGATCGTTTACAAACATCAAAGCAAACCCGTCCCGGTGTTTTCGCCGCAAACGTCGTACTTGATGATTGATATGATGCGCGACGTGCTTCACGGCGGAACGGCCTCGTCGGTGCCGCGCTACTTGACCTTTTCCGCCGATTGGGCGGGAAAAACCGGCACATCGCAAGACAAGCGCGATTCGTGGTTTATCGCCGTCAATCCGAACGTCACGTTCGGCGTTTGGATCGGCTATGACCGGCCGGCGCCGCTTGAGTCCCGCTACAAAGGGCTTTCCTACAGCCAGCGCACCCAGCTGTTATGGGCGCGGTTGATCAATGCTGCCTATCAAGAAAACCCGAAGCTCATCGCTCCGCCGAAGCGGTTTCTCATGCCAGGCGGCATCGTCCGCCGCGCTTACTGCGCCGCGAGCGGCTTCAGCCCGTCGGCCGCGTGCGAAAAAGCCGGGCTCGTCCGTTACGATCTGTACAATACGAAGTTTGCACCGCGGGAAGGAAGCGGCGAGGAAGTGATGGAAAGCCGGGTCGTCGTCATCGGCGGACGCCGCTATGTGGCGCTTGAGACGACGCCGGAAGAGTTTGTCACTCGCGAAGTGATCGTGAATCCGAAGCTTCTCGCCGATTGGGGGATCAACGGCGAAGGGCAGGCAGGCGATGCATCGCTCGTCTCCACATTAAAGGAAAACGGCCGTCCACCGGCTCCACCCGCCGCTCGGCTTGCAGGGGGCAAGCTCGTCTGGAATCGCCATAACGAGCCGGATGTCATCGGCTACCGCGTCTATCTAGTGAACGAAACGGGGGAACGACGCCTCGCCGCCGCTGTTAAAGCGGACGAGGCAGCCTCGTTTTCGCCGCTGCAGCCGGGCGCCGCGTACTGCGTCACTGCTGTGGACATCGCCGGACAGGAATCGGCGCCGTCGAACCTCGTTTCGCTGCCGTCCGCCTCGCCGCCCAATTCCGGTCATCAAAAGAGCGGCGAGCCGTCTTCTCCCCCGCCGTCGGGTGACGTGGAGTGA